Proteins encoded by one window of Anaerosporomusa subterranea:
- the mazG gene encoding nucleoside triphosphate pyrophosphohydrolase, with amino-acid sequence MDITIVGLGPGPLALITLETLEKIQTADVLLLRTTRHPAVADLTARGIKYQEYDRLYDELPTFDAVYQAIATDVIDRASQGLRVVYAVPGSPLVAEKTVPLIREQAAAAGITTKILPAMSFLDMLYARLGIDPQNGLTIIDAAEIARLPETDTALIVTQLYNRQVASDAKLSLMELLPDDYEVSLCLRLGLNSEVVRRLPLYELDRQQDIDHLTTLYVPPYQRQIETFTLNPLIDVMARLRSPGGCVWDIEQTHASLRRYIVEEVYEVLEAIDEADGDKLCEELGDLLLQIVFHARMAEETGVFSMQDVVHTVTEKMVRRHPHVFGEISVRDAAEVIVNWDKIKQQEKGSERTSVLDGIPKGLPSLMYAYKLQAKAAKVGFDWTEIDPVWGKIAEELTELREALEAKNLDSAEAELGDVLFSVINLARKYNLDGEIALNRTNRKFAQRFGYIEANLKDRGLKWRECSLADLDKLWEKAKLKLPE; translated from the coding sequence ATGGATATCACCATCGTGGGATTAGGACCCGGTCCGCTGGCGCTGATTACGCTAGAAACCTTAGAAAAAATTCAGACAGCAGACGTGCTGCTGTTGCGCACCACCCGCCACCCGGCCGTAGCTGATTTGACGGCTAGGGGCATCAAATACCAGGAGTATGACCGTCTCTACGATGAATTGCCAACCTTTGACGCAGTTTATCAGGCCATAGCCACTGACGTGATTGATCGGGCGAGCCAGGGGCTGCGAGTCGTTTACGCCGTCCCCGGCAGTCCGTTAGTAGCTGAGAAGACGGTACCGCTAATCAGAGAACAAGCTGCCGCTGCTGGCATAACCACAAAAATCCTGCCAGCCATGAGCTTTCTCGACATGCTGTACGCTAGGCTTGGCATCGATCCGCAAAATGGGCTGACGATTATTGATGCAGCTGAGATTGCACGCTTGCCAGAGACGGATACAGCACTGATTGTCACTCAACTGTATAATCGGCAAGTCGCATCAGACGCAAAATTATCGTTGATGGAGCTATTGCCTGATGATTATGAGGTATCTCTTTGCTTGCGCTTAGGACTGAATTCTGAGGTTGTCCGTAGGCTTCCTCTGTATGAACTGGATCGTCAACAAGATATTGATCATTTAACGACGTTATACGTTCCACCCTATCAGCGGCAGATTGAGACATTTACCTTGAATCCATTGATTGATGTCATGGCACGTCTACGTTCACCAGGCGGTTGTGTCTGGGATATCGAACAGACCCATGCAAGCCTCAGACGCTATATCGTCGAAGAAGTATATGAAGTGCTTGAAGCCATCGATGAAGCGGATGGGGACAAGCTGTGCGAAGAACTGGGCGATCTATTGCTGCAAATTGTCTTTCATGCCCGTATGGCTGAAGAAACTGGCGTATTCAGCATGCAGGATGTTGTGCATACTGTTACTGAGAAGATGGTGCGCCGTCATCCACATGTATTTGGTGAAATTTCGGTGCGAGATGCTGCTGAAGTCATTGTCAACTGGGATAAGATCAAACAACAGGAGAAAGGCAGTGAGCGAACCTCTGTCCTCGACGGCATACCTAAGGGATTGCCTAGTTTAATGTATGCCTATAAGTTACAGGCTAAGGCAGCTAAGGTAGGCTTTGATTGGACAGAAATCGACCCTGTCTGGGGGAAAATAGCCGAAGAATTGACAGAACTGCGTGAAGCGCTGGAAGCAAAAAATCTGGATTCGGCTGAAGCTGAACTTGGTGATGTACTTTTCTCTGTTATCAACCTAGCACGTAAATACAACCTTGACGGCGAGATTGCCTTAAATCGTACCAACCGTAAGTTCGCCCAACGCTTCGGCTATATTGAGGCAAATCTTAAGGACAGAGGGCTCAAATGGCGAGAATGTAGCTTAGCAGATCTTGACAAACTGTGGGAAAAAGCTAAACTAAAGCTACCAGAGTAG
- a CDS encoding HU family DNA-binding protein, with amino-acid sequence MNKTELVASVAEKAGMTKKDAEKAVSALLDSVQEALAQNDKVQLIGFGTFETRERAARTGRNPQTGKEISIEASKSPVFKAGKALKDAINK; translated from the coding sequence ATGAATAAGACAGAATTAGTTGCTAGCGTTGCCGAGAAGGCTGGTATGACCAAAAAGGATGCGGAAAAAGCTGTAAGTGCATTGCTTGATAGTGTTCAAGAAGCGCTTGCTCAGAATGACAAAGTTCAATTGATCGGTTTTGGTACCTTTGAGACCAGAGAACGCGCCGCTAGAACAGGCCGCAATCCCCAAACCGGCAAAGAAATCAGCATTGAGGCTTCTAAGTCGCCAGTATTCAAAGCAGGTAAAGCTTTGAAAGACGCTATTAACAAGTAG
- a CDS encoding response regulator transcription factor, with protein MSGKILIVDDELSIRELIKFNLEKAGFSVLECGDGAEALQLVKTQKPELLVLDLMLPGLDGIEVCRNLKSHRDTSGIPIIMLTAKSDEIDKVIGLEMGADDYLTKPFSPRELIARVKAVLRRSQMTSAQEGELAIGKLRMNFSRYEVFLGNEKLELTPKEYELLKLFVTNTGRVFSREKLLEKVWGYEYFGDTRTVDVHVRHIRAKLEQDPEIADAIETVRGVGYRMREI; from the coding sequence ATGTCAGGTAAGATTTTAATTGTTGATGATGAATTATCGATTCGAGAACTGATTAAATTCAATCTGGAAAAGGCGGGGTTTTCTGTACTCGAATGTGGTGACGGCGCCGAGGCTCTTCAACTAGTGAAAACCCAAAAGCCGGAGCTTCTAGTGCTTGATTTGATGCTGCCAGGCTTGGACGGAATCGAGGTATGCCGAAATCTTAAAAGTCACCGTGACACGTCAGGAATCCCAATCATCATGCTCACTGCGAAAAGTGATGAAATTGATAAAGTTATTGGTCTTGAGATGGGGGCAGATGATTATCTGACCAAACCGTTTAGCCCGCGCGAATTGATCGCTCGCGTCAAAGCCGTACTACGCCGCAGTCAGATGACCAGCGCACAAGAAGGTGAGCTTGCCATCGGGAAGCTGAGAATGAACTTCAGCCGCTATGAAGTCTTCCTTGGCAATGAAAAGCTGGAGTTAACGCCCAAGGAATACGAACTGCTCAAACTATTTGTGACAAATACCGGCAGAGTATTCAGTCGTGAAAAACTGCTGGAAAAGGTATGGGGCTATGAATATTTCGGCGATACCCGGACAGTGGACGTGCATGTACGTCATATTCGGGCAAAACTAGAACAGGATCCAGAAATTGCTGACGCGATTGAAACTGTTCGCGGTGTGGGATATCGTATGCGAGAAATTTAA
- the pstB gene encoding phosphate ABC transporter ATP-binding protein PstB: MDVKIQVSKLKLYYGEALALKKISLDVEKNHVLALIGPSGCGKSTFLRTLNRMNDLIPGVKIEGDVLIDGENIYHPSTDVVMLRKRVGMVFQRPNPFPMSIYENVVYGPRIHGQSAKSKLDEIVEKSLTAAAIWDEVKDRLRSSAMGLSGGQQQRLCIARLLAVEPEVLLMDEPCSALDPISTMKIEELITELKKKYTIVVVTHNMQQAARVSDHTAFFLNGDLVENGKTDAMFTRPHDKRTEDYITGRFG, encoded by the coding sequence ATGGACGTAAAGATTCAGGTTAGTAAACTCAAATTGTATTATGGTGAGGCGCTTGCCCTCAAAAAGATATCGCTCGATGTTGAGAAAAATCACGTCCTGGCGCTAATCGGACCTTCCGGTTGCGGCAAATCAACGTTTCTCAGGACGCTGAACCGGATGAACGACCTTATTCCGGGTGTAAAGATTGAGGGCGACGTGCTCATCGATGGCGAAAACATCTATCATCCCAGCACAGATGTGGTTATGTTGCGCAAACGTGTAGGCATGGTTTTTCAGAGACCGAATCCGTTTCCAATGTCGATTTACGAAAACGTCGTTTATGGGCCGCGGATACACGGCCAGAGCGCCAAAAGCAAACTTGACGAAATTGTAGAGAAAAGCTTAACAGCAGCCGCGATTTGGGACGAGGTAAAGGACCGCCTGCGAAGCTCAGCCATGGGACTTTCCGGCGGACAGCAGCAACGGCTATGTATCGCTCGCCTATTGGCAGTCGAACCGGAAGTATTGCTGATGGATGAACCATGTTCGGCGCTTGATCCGATTTCGACCATGAAGATAGAAGAATTGATTACCGAACTGAAAAAGAAGTACACGATTGTGGTGGTTACACATAACATGCAACAAGCCGCCCGCGTGTCTGACCACACCGCGTTTTTCCTAAACGGCGATTTGGTTGAGAACGGTAAAACGGACGCCATGTTCACCAGACCTCACGACAAACGCACCGAAGACTATATCACCGGTAGATTTGGTTAG
- the phoU gene encoding phosphate signaling complex protein PhoU, giving the protein MSVRQSYDHELEALRQDLLTMGNFVGEAIQQAVQSLIKQDVELANQVIAGDDVVDSMEIDIEDKCMVLIATQQPLARDLRIIGAAMKISTDLERMGDHAYDIANVALRLADKPPLKEFIVIPRMAELAQQMVNDALDAYVRLDTLLAEQVCEADDEVDRLYDHVFRELLTYMIEDPRNISQATQLIFVARYLERIADHATNICEWTIFLVTGQRMRKKSI; this is encoded by the coding sequence ATGAGCGTTAGACAAAGCTATGATCATGAATTGGAAGCTCTGCGTCAAGACTTGTTGACAATGGGAAATTTTGTCGGAGAAGCGATCCAGCAAGCTGTTCAGTCTCTGATTAAGCAAGATGTTGAGCTGGCTAACCAGGTCATTGCAGGTGATGACGTTGTCGACAGCATGGAAATTGACATTGAAGATAAATGCATGGTGCTGATTGCCACTCAGCAGCCGTTGGCCCGTGATCTACGAATCATTGGCGCGGCGATGAAGATCAGTACAGACTTGGAGCGCATGGGCGATCACGCATATGATATTGCGAATGTCGCGCTTCGCTTGGCTGATAAACCGCCGCTCAAAGAGTTTATTGTTATTCCTCGCATGGCCGAATTAGCTCAGCAGATGGTGAATGACGCGCTTGACGCTTATGTTCGTTTAGATACTCTGCTTGCAGAACAGGTCTGTGAAGCAGATGACGAAGTGGACCGTCTCTATGATCATGTGTTTCGGGAGCTCCTGACCTATATGATCGAAGACCCGCGTAATATTTCCCAAGCCACACAACTAATATTTGTGGCCCGTTACCTGGAGCGAATTGCTGACCATGCGACAAATATCTGTGAGTGGACCATATTTTTGGTAACCGGCCAACGCATGCGCAAAAAGAGTATTTGA
- the pnpS gene encoding two-component system histidine kinase PnpS, with translation MLIRSIRTRLIITLLLLTVGSLATLGTYILWYFHRSNVENLTAQLIMQTRITEELVSAYYLTPGSRSQLNEKIKEMRSQIGLRITVITAEGSVIADSYEPLDSLDNHRDRPEVIDALAGKTGSSIRYSNTMKENFIYTTVPITEQGKIVGVVRLASSLAPIEANFANVRSVLFAAFAITSLLAILISIRLAGKFTSPLEEITRVAQKMAEGHLDKRVHIRTGDEIELLAHTLNKLASSLDDTVSETLAEKRKLELILAHMDNAVILFDRYGRMETYNEMARTTFDITYSMLGMHNIQVIGNNAFDRALQESVTVRENRSIELKIELRGKKRVFQLALAPFTNESDVSGVLCVFHDITALQELHERQVDFVANASHELATPLTAIKGFAETLLDGALSDQDLSKKFLTIIHSEAERMQRLVSDLLQLAKLDSSEYRHHVYLEPVDLNLFIDTVAKELSPHWQHKELSLTIKVDNSIPLTVLANPDWLKQVLINLLDNAIKYTPAGGNVTICSQFSEGLAQVSITDTGIGIPASDLPLIFERFYRVEKARSRSAGGTGLGLAIVKFIVEALGGRIWVKSKVNSGTTFSFTLPLAEKK, from the coding sequence ATGTTGATACGAAGCATTCGTACTCGCTTGATTATCACGCTGCTGTTGCTGACAGTCGGATCATTGGCGACGCTGGGAACTTATATACTCTGGTATTTTCATCGCTCTAATGTGGAAAATTTGACTGCTCAGTTGATCATGCAGACTAGAATCACCGAAGAATTAGTGAGTGCTTATTACCTTACCCCTGGAAGCCGCTCGCAGCTTAATGAGAAAATAAAAGAAATGCGCAGCCAAATAGGCTTGCGGATAACGGTCATCACGGCTGAAGGATCGGTAATCGCCGACTCGTATGAGCCACTGGATAGTTTAGATAATCATCGCGACCGCCCAGAAGTAATTGATGCGCTGGCAGGAAAAACCGGCAGTTCCATTCGTTACAGCAATACCATGAAGGAAAACTTTATTTATACCACTGTACCAATAACAGAGCAAGGCAAGATTGTCGGAGTGGTTCGCCTAGCTAGTAGTCTTGCCCCGATTGAGGCCAATTTCGCTAATGTCCGCTCAGTATTGTTCGCAGCCTTTGCTATCACTTCGCTGCTTGCCATTCTTATCAGCATTCGCTTAGCAGGAAAATTCACTTCTCCATTGGAAGAAATCACTCGAGTGGCTCAGAAAATGGCTGAAGGACATCTAGATAAGCGAGTTCATATCCGAACCGGCGACGAAATCGAGCTATTAGCACATACTCTGAACAAACTTGCTTCAAGCCTTGATGATACAGTCAGTGAAACGCTGGCTGAAAAGCGAAAACTTGAGCTAATTTTGGCTCACATGGACAACGCTGTTATTCTGTTTGACCGCTATGGCCGGATGGAAACCTACAACGAAATGGCCAGAACCACTTTCGACATCACCTACTCGATGTTAGGTATGCATAACATCCAGGTCATTGGCAACAACGCTTTCGACCGTGCATTGCAAGAGTCAGTAACAGTTAGAGAGAATCGATCCATTGAATTGAAAATTGAGTTGCGTGGCAAAAAACGGGTGTTTCAGCTTGCACTCGCCCCGTTCACCAATGAAAGCGATGTTAGCGGCGTGTTATGTGTGTTTCACGATATAACCGCTTTACAGGAACTACATGAACGCCAAGTTGACTTCGTCGCCAACGCCTCTCATGAGTTAGCAACCCCGTTAACTGCAATTAAAGGCTTCGCCGAAACGCTTCTTGACGGCGCCCTCTCAGACCAAGATCTGAGCAAGAAATTCCTCACTATCATCCACTCCGAAGCAGAACGGATGCAGCGCCTGGTTAGCGATCTACTACAGCTAGCTAAACTGGATTCGAGTGAATACCGGCACCATGTCTATCTTGAGCCTGTTGACCTTAATCTATTCATCGATACTGTTGCCAAAGAGCTGTCACCACATTGGCAGCACAAAGAGCTATCACTGACGATCAAAGTAGATAACTCGATACCGCTTACGGTTCTGGCTAACCCTGACTGGCTCAAACAGGTACTCATCAATCTCTTAGATAATGCCATCAAATACACTCCAGCCGGTGGCAATGTAACGATCTGCAGTCAGTTTAGTGAAGGTCTGGCGCAGGTCTCTATTACAGACACCGGCATTGGTATTCCCGCAAGTGATTTACCGTTGATCTTCGAACGCTTTTATCGAGTGGAGAAAGCGCGTTCCCGCTCTGCCGGTGGAACAGGCCTGGGGCTGGCCATCGTTAAATTCATCGTCGAAGCGCTAGGCGGCCGTATTTGGGTGAAAAGCAAAGTAAACTCTGGAACGACTTTTAGCTTTACACTGCCGCTGGCTGAGAAAAAGTAA
- a CDS encoding MGDG synthase family glycosyltransferase — protein sequence MSQRPKTILLVSASIGAGHTQAARAIQAAWNSTFPGDTVIIVDFMDEQNSYLNYMIKETYLKMIEVTPFLYDVLYHLSQGLRPASRRQNLFSWFLKKTMQNILATYQPDIVICTHPFPCAAMAYLKRHHRVTAPLAGIITDFTVHSTWIYSEVDLYAVAAEELKDDLLSYKIPSNHVAVTGIPIRPPIAPETKVDFRELGLQHADNPVVLVMGGSLGIGPLQEVVLALDSISAPLQIVAVTGKNPELARELNRSIKSLRHSVTVLGYTPLVRELMHVASLLITKPGALTLSEAMAAGLPMLFYESFPGQETDNASFLIARGVADWFRPEQPEAIVRLLTDSVEREQIQRAICRIAQPDSAKAAVRAIAAQLLTANQASGM from the coding sequence GTGTCACAGCGTCCTAAGACCATATTGCTTGTATCTGCTTCAATTGGAGCAGGCCATACGCAGGCTGCGCGGGCGATTCAGGCCGCCTGGAACTCAACCTTTCCCGGGGATACTGTAATTATCGTAGACTTTATGGATGAACAGAATTCGTATCTAAATTATATGATTAAAGAAACCTATCTCAAGATGATTGAAGTAACACCGTTTCTTTATGATGTGCTCTACCATCTGTCACAGGGACTTCGACCAGCATCACGACGGCAAAATCTTTTTTCTTGGTTTTTGAAAAAGACAATGCAGAATATTTTAGCCACCTATCAGCCGGATATTGTCATTTGCACCCATCCTTTCCCTTGCGCCGCTATGGCTTATTTGAAACGGCATCACCGAGTTACCGCCCCATTGGCCGGGATTATTACCGATTTTACTGTCCATAGCACCTGGATATATTCAGAGGTAGACCTCTATGCCGTTGCGGCCGAAGAGTTAAAGGATGATTTGCTCAGCTATAAAATCCCGTCAAACCACGTTGCTGTTACCGGCATACCAATACGACCGCCGATTGCGCCGGAAACGAAGGTTGACTTCAGAGAACTGGGCTTGCAACATGCGGATAATCCTGTCGTGTTGGTCATGGGTGGCAGTCTTGGTATTGGTCCACTGCAGGAGGTCGTGCTTGCCCTAGACTCCATTTCTGCTCCCTTGCAGATTGTTGCTGTGACGGGAAAAAATCCAGAGCTTGCACGCGAACTCAACCGATCAATCAAAAGTCTGAGACACTCTGTAACCGTGTTAGGATATACTCCACTCGTGAGAGAACTGATGCACGTTGCCAGTTTGCTTATTACTAAGCCCGGAGCGTTAACACTTAGCGAAGCCATGGCAGCCGGGCTACCTATGCTCTTCTACGAATCGTTTCCTGGTCAGGAAACAGACAATGCTTCCTTTCTCATTGCGCGAGGTGTAGCTGATTGGTTTCGACCGGAGCAACCGGAGGCGATAGTGCGTCTGCTAACCGATAGCGTCGAGCGCGAGCAGATTCAGAGAGCAATTTGCCGTATTGCGCAGCCAGATTCAGCCAAAGCTGCTGTCAGGGCCATTGCAGCACAGCTCTTAACGGCTAATCAGGCGTCAGGCATGTAG
- a CDS encoding zinc dependent phospholipase C family protein, which translates to MQFQAIAQASVVGSVKIFLATASPLQSLLDKPCVTHEFCNRQAITILSADGFSSCADFFLRYVDELNAGVVWADQGWKNVNHYFEPDSRKGLWQFSTAIEEFSRCLNRATRCMRRHETRKACFFLGAAAHLLQDLCVPHHARGKVFYGHKQYETWARDHCNAFAVTNGGVYRQGHQTNSLLVDNASVSADLLEWVVHEGDEALYSKATSILLPLAQRTTAGLLVRFYNNLCGHASAHAVSVA; encoded by the coding sequence ATGCAATTTCAAGCGATAGCACAGGCTTCGGTTGTTGGCAGTGTAAAGATCTTTCTAGCTACGGCAAGCCCGCTGCAGTCCTTGCTTGACAAACCGTGTGTTACTCATGAATTCTGCAACCGGCAAGCGATAACTATTTTGTCTGCAGATGGATTTTCCTCGTGTGCTGACTTCTTTTTACGGTATGTGGATGAGTTGAACGCGGGAGTAGTCTGGGCAGATCAGGGATGGAAGAATGTCAATCACTACTTTGAACCCGATTCTCGCAAAGGGCTTTGGCAATTCTCAACAGCCATTGAGGAGTTTAGTCGCTGCCTGAATCGGGCGACACGTTGCATGCGGCGCCACGAAACGCGTAAAGCTTGCTTCTTCTTAGGTGCAGCGGCTCATTTGCTCCAAGATTTGTGCGTACCGCACCATGCCAGGGGCAAAGTCTTTTACGGACACAAACAGTATGAAACGTGGGCGCGTGATCATTGCAACGCGTTTGCAGTGACTAACGGTGGGGTATATAGACAGGGGCACCAGACTAATAGCCTGTTAGTTGACAATGCTTCTGTCAGCGCTGATTTACTCGAATGGGTTGTTCACGAGGGCGATGAAGCTTTGTATTCGAAAGCCACGTCGATTCTATTGCCACTGGCTCAGCGTACGACAGCAGGCCTCTTGGTTCGTTTTTACAACAATCTATGTGGCCATGCTAGCGCTCATGCGGTTTCTGTTGCATAA
- a CDS encoding phosphate ABC transporter substrate-binding protein, producing the protein MNFKKVIAFAAVAALSTGLIAGCGGSKEAPKQAQPQGIEGKVSASGSTALLPFLKAAQEDFQKQNAKVTVNISGGGSFTGQNQVASGAVDIGNSDVALQASLNDKGLVEHKLVGIPFVFIANPSVTVDSLTEQQYIDILTGKITNWKDVGGKDEKITILSRAKSSGSRATIEQVVLKGKSITDNVVIQDSNGALRTAVASTPGAIGYVDAAYVDKTVKGLKYNGVEYSVANATTGKYPVYTFGRMFTKGQPTGAVKAFIDYATSKEFQEAYAEKNGFIPVTKMK; encoded by the coding sequence ATGAACTTCAAAAAAGTTATTGCCTTTGCAGCTGTTGCCGCACTGTCAACTGGTCTGATCGCTGGTTGCGGCGGTTCGAAAGAAGCTCCCAAGCAAGCTCAGCCTCAAGGTATTGAAGGTAAGGTTTCCGCATCTGGTTCAACTGCGCTGCTGCCATTCTTGAAAGCAGCTCAGGAAGACTTTCAAAAGCAGAATGCAAAAGTTACTGTTAATATTTCCGGTGGCGGTTCCTTTACCGGTCAGAATCAAGTAGCATCCGGCGCTGTCGATATTGGTAACTCTGATGTTGCACTTCAGGCCAGCCTAAATGATAAAGGCCTAGTTGAACACAAACTGGTTGGGATTCCTTTCGTGTTCATCGCCAACCCTAGTGTTACAGTTGATTCCTTAACTGAACAACAGTATATTGACATTCTAACCGGTAAAATTACCAACTGGAAAGACGTTGGCGGCAAAGATGAGAAGATTACTATCCTCAGTCGTGCTAAATCCTCTGGTTCGCGTGCTACCATCGAGCAAGTTGTTTTGAAGGGCAAATCTATTACTGATAATGTGGTCATTCAAGACTCTAACGGCGCTCTCAGAACTGCAGTTGCCAGCACTCCCGGTGCGATTGGCTATGTTGACGCCGCCTATGTGGACAAGACTGTCAAAGGCCTTAAATATAACGGCGTTGAGTATTCAGTAGCTAATGCAACTACTGGCAAATATCCTGTTTATACCTTCGGCCGTATGTTTACGAAAGGTCAACCGACCGGTGCGGTCAAAGCTTTCATCGATTATGCTACCAGCAAGGAATTCCAAGAGGCATACGCTGAAAAGAATGGTTTTATCCCTGTAACCAAAATGAAATAA
- a CDS encoding methyl-accepting chemotaxis protein, which yields MKSKLNTAWLFNLLAAFQLAKISLQKKMLLVVSLLTCVSIVMAIIGLQGIDTANDRLKDTYNRRIVPFKELKVVNDNYVMIIDTAHKVRNGNMTWHVAAERLELSINAIQEHWTGYRSQVNSEKEEQLTNRIEMQFDIANAELQNLKQIFIRQDRDALAAFMIDVMYSGIEPISVQLSELIDLQLQLAREEYEAAQAHYQMQAKLFMALVVASLVISIGLATVIIRLMLLPIRDMVASVEQVAVGNLAIKEIAVVSQDEVGRLGNAINTMVRNLSRLVYQVNLSSEKVAAASAETAGAISDVNQTALGLFASSTHLLNNASLGNASLVETSKVLVELSSLMEIAKIRATSTVEKAQETTQATLEGRKTVAATVVRMQEIENKTIDTESRMQTLEQYLGQIAEINQTITQIAAQTNLLALNAAIEAARAGEAGRGFAVVAREVTTLAEQSRSGARQVSELVRKIGDSTTAAVSCIYESRKLAAEGVQLAAHADTALEHIVRTVEASCREIDGVLNVTQEEVAQSDIIIELIDSLATVIENTAESAQQVTTATQQTSSVMEVLTSTSAESNTLAGTLRSEIGHFQTA from the coding sequence ATGAAAAGTAAACTAAATACAGCCTGGTTGTTTAATTTGCTGGCAGCTTTTCAATTGGCGAAAATTAGTTTGCAAAAAAAGATGCTCTTGGTGGTAAGCTTATTAACGTGTGTCTCCATTGTGATGGCGATTATTGGCTTGCAGGGAATTGATACTGCAAACGATCGTCTAAAGGACACCTATAATCGCCGGATTGTTCCGTTCAAGGAGCTAAAGGTTGTTAATGATAATTATGTGATGATCATTGATACCGCCCATAAGGTTCGCAACGGCAATATGACCTGGCACGTCGCGGCCGAGCGGCTGGAACTGTCGATCAACGCGATTCAAGAGCATTGGACTGGATATCGCTCTCAGGTCAATAGTGAGAAAGAAGAACAACTGACAAATCGGATTGAAATGCAGTTTGATATTGCAAATGCCGAACTACAAAATCTCAAGCAGATTTTTATCCGTCAAGATAGGGATGCACTCGCGGCGTTTATGATTGATGTTATGTACTCCGGTATTGAACCAATATCTGTCCAACTATCTGAACTCATCGATTTGCAACTCCAGTTGGCGCGCGAGGAGTACGAGGCGGCCCAAGCGCATTATCAGATGCAAGCCAAGCTATTTATGGCTCTGGTTGTCGCCAGTCTGGTTATCTCGATAGGCTTAGCAACGGTGATTATCCGTTTGATGTTATTACCCATACGTGACATGGTAGCATCGGTTGAACAGGTAGCTGTTGGAAATTTAGCAATAAAGGAAATTGCGGTCGTTAGTCAGGATGAAGTTGGCCGTCTAGGAAACGCCATCAATACGATGGTACGCAATCTGAGCCGTCTGGTCTATCAGGTAAATCTTTCATCAGAAAAAGTTGCCGCCGCCTCTGCTGAAACTGCTGGTGCAATCAGTGATGTTAATCAGACTGCGTTAGGTCTTTTCGCCAGCAGTACTCATCTGCTCAATAACGCTTCGCTCGGCAATGCTTCGCTCGTAGAGACGTCGAAGGTGCTTGTCGAATTGTCATCACTGATGGAGATAGCCAAGATTCGTGCGACGTCGACAGTCGAAAAAGCGCAGGAAACGACGCAGGCGACGTTAGAAGGCAGAAAAACTGTAGCTGCTACTGTAGTGCGAATGCAGGAAATCGAGAACAAAACTATCGATACGGAAAGTCGGATGCAAACCCTTGAACAGTATTTAGGACAAATTGCCGAGATCAACCAAACGATCACCCAGATTGCAGCTCAAACGAATTTGTTAGCTCTTAATGCGGCCATCGAAGCTGCCAGAGCAGGAGAGGCGGGCAGGGGGTTTGCTGTTGTTGCCCGTGAGGTCACAACGCTGGCAGAGCAATCCCGAAGCGGGGCCCGGCAAGTGTCAGAGCTTGTGAGAAAAATTGGTGATAGTACAACTGCCGCAGTCAGCTGCATTTATGAAAGCCGCAAGTTAGCTGCTGAGGGTGTGCAATTAGCAGCACATGCAGACACAGCGCTTGAACATATTGTCAGAACAGTGGAGGCCAGTTGCCGGGAAATCGACGGTGTACTGAACGTAACCCAGGAAGAAGTTGCACAGTCTGACATTATCATCGAACTAATTGATTCACTGGCTACTGTGATTGAGAATACGGCCGAAAGCGCGCAGCAAGTGACAACAGCGACTCAGCAAACCTCATCTGTCATGGAAGTATTGACAAGTACTTCGGCAGAATCAAATACTCTGGCAGGCACTTTGCGCTCAGAAATAGGACATTTTCAAACTGCATAA
- a CDS encoding STAS domain-containing protein, giving the protein MMNGNLRVEGEQVVLTVGGDFQGRNAADVRDALIECLQNGHHSIVVDLTDVSAINATGLGVLISIQQRLESLDGKLSLQGVNNSLKQVFERTRLCQTFGI; this is encoded by the coding sequence ATGATGAATGGCAATTTGCGAGTAGAAGGGGAACAGGTGGTTCTTACGGTTGGTGGAGATTTCCAGGGCCGCAACGCTGCCGATGTTCGCGATGCTTTGATTGAATGTCTGCAGAATGGTCATCATAGTATCGTGGTTGATTTAACAGATGTGTCAGCTATCAACGCAACCGGACTTGGTGTTTTAATCAGTATTCAGCAACGGCTCGAATCTCTTGATGGCAAGCTGAGCTTACAGGGTGTTAACAACTCTCTGAAGCAGGTATTCGAGCGAACTCGCTTGTGTCAGACCTTTGGCATTTGA